Proteins from a single region of Deinococcus malanensis:
- a CDS encoding thiol-activated cytolysin family protein → MTDLSPPARFRAASAHAGWTRRATCLLVMTASVHSWGGAQVRPLPVQPVQPVRPAPTIVQPLRPLPIARPMTLRQLDQLPRAELMNMITQAQIQFTQIPRRTFIIPVIASPITKVGAPVNVVQNTPGGPMACSVQRYSLRAAPPEHAMKTLDQDKLWVGSLVRTAGLELGSMTAINIPEERRHPYRITSTLPVVSGSATIQPHQTAYNLAVAGVRQGMVGNPFGSTVRYERTEQSSAETSALKLGLKAGGIGYSVKAAGSYSTENRQNRVSAVFVQNAFTMNADLGGRTAAEAFLKSPTAEDLAAVTGPSASAAYIDSITYGRLLFVEMTSSYTSQQMKAALDASYSGASASVQAEAEKVLSDSRFNVYAAGGNEQAIVDLIRTQKLAQYFQNTSDPRTLVPISFTARNFMDGTYAASSSTGEFAESVCNPNSVKATVRVSYRSIEPEDNRYDDVYGEVAVNGTQIWRLGSGDRVDLYKGQTLNLNGLSSPLTLNYGETRTMTLVGRLMDWDMTGDDVIGMWNEVIDLRAVAEELRSTDLVRREFRKRGSDDADGVMIVEFIRNN, encoded by the coding sequence ATGACCGACCTTTCCCCCCCTGCCCGGTTCCGCGCCGCCTCTGCCCACGCCGGATGGACCCGGCGAGCGACCTGCCTGCTGGTCATGACCGCTTCTGTGCACTCCTGGGGAGGCGCTCAGGTGCGGCCCCTGCCGGTACAGCCTGTGCAACCGGTACGCCCTGCGCCAACCATCGTTCAGCCGCTGCGGCCCCTGCCCATTGCGCGGCCCATGACCCTGCGGCAGCTCGATCAGCTGCCCAGGGCAGAACTGATGAACATGATCACGCAGGCCCAGATTCAGTTCACACAGATTCCCCGGCGCACTTTCATCATTCCTGTGATCGCATCCCCCATCACCAAAGTTGGCGCGCCGGTCAACGTGGTCCAGAACACGCCAGGTGGACCCATGGCCTGTTCTGTCCAGCGGTATAGCCTGCGCGCCGCCCCTCCTGAACACGCCATGAAAACACTGGATCAGGACAAGCTGTGGGTGGGCTCATTGGTGCGGACCGCCGGCCTGGAACTGGGCAGCATGACCGCCATCAATATTCCCGAGGAACGCCGCCACCCCTACCGAATCACCTCAACATTGCCCGTCGTGTCCGGCTCGGCGACCATTCAGCCCCACCAGACGGCCTACAATCTGGCGGTTGCGGGGGTGCGTCAGGGAATGGTCGGAAATCCCTTCGGGTCTACCGTCCGTTATGAGCGAACCGAGCAGAGCAGCGCCGAAACCTCTGCCCTCAAGCTGGGCCTCAAGGCCGGTGGCATCGGCTACAGCGTCAAGGCCGCCGGCAGCTACAGCACGGAGAACCGGCAGAACCGTGTGTCTGCCGTCTTTGTGCAGAACGCGTTTACCATGAATGCTGATCTGGGCGGGCGCACGGCTGCCGAAGCGTTCCTGAAGAGCCCCACCGCCGAGGATCTCGCCGCCGTGACCGGCCCCAGTGCCTCAGCTGCGTACATCGACTCCATTACCTACGGCCGGCTGCTGTTTGTCGAAATGACCAGCAGCTATACCTCGCAGCAGATGAAAGCAGCACTCGACGCCTCGTATTCAGGTGCCAGCGCCAGCGTGCAGGCCGAAGCAGAGAAAGTGCTGAGCGACAGTCGTTTCAATGTGTACGCCGCAGGCGGCAACGAGCAGGCCATTGTCGATCTGATCCGCACCCAGAAACTGGCCCAGTACTTCCAGAACACGTCCGACCCGCGCACCCTGGTACCCATCAGCTTCACGGCCCGCAATTTTATGGACGGCACCTACGCCGCGTCCTCCAGCACGGGCGAGTTTGCCGAATCGGTGTGCAACCCCAACAGCGTGAAAGCGACTGTCCGGGTCTCGTACCGGTCCATCGAGCCAGAAGACAACCGCTATGACGACGTTTACGGAGAAGTCGCGGTGAACGGCACTCAAATCTGGCGTCTCGGGTCAGGCGACCGGGTGGATCTTTACAAGGGACAGACGCTCAACCTGAATGGTTTAAGCAGCCCTCTGACCCTCAATTACGGGGAGACGCGCACCATGACTCTGGTTGGCCGCCTGATGGACTGGGATATGACTGGAGACGACGTGATCGGCATGTGGAATGAGGTCATCGACCTGCGGGCCGTCGCCGAAGAACTCAGATCTACCGATCTGGTCCGCCGTGAGTTCCGCAAACGGGGCTCAGACGACGCCGACGGGGTCATGATCGTGGAGTTTATCCGTAACAACTGA
- the gltX gene encoding glutamate--tRNA ligase codes for MSVVTRIAPSPTGDPHVGTAYIGLFNYTLARQGGGRFILRIEDTDRNRYVPDSEKRIFQMMQWLGLTPDESPLQGGENGPYRQSERFDLYGDYARQLVTSGHAYYAFETPEELSALREAAQAQGRVIAIPSRELDPAEAQRRVESGEPAVIRLKVDRGGETVVNDRLRDPIHFQNREIDDKVLLKADGFPTYHLANVVDDRLMGVTHVVRAEEWITSTPIHVLLYRAFGWPEPVWAHMPLLRNADKSKISKRKNPTSVEWYQQQGFLPEAMLNFLATMGWTHPDGLEVFDLDEFARVFRLEDVTLGGPVFSLDKLRWYNGKYLREVLGEDEVARRLHTHLSGQKVELPGVSGVEDPYFRAVARLMTPRIEVFSDFMDKTAYFWTDTYPVDEKAQKAVEGGRALLPDLASRLKNLPGFDAASIKSAFQAYAEEQGLKLGKVMPPVRAAVAGTMESPDLPDLLETLGRERVVSRIERAARS; via the coding sequence ATGTCTGTCGTGACCCGCATTGCTCCCAGCCCGACCGGTGACCCCCATGTGGGGACCGCTTATATCGGTCTGTTCAACTACACCCTCGCGCGCCAGGGCGGCGGGAGGTTCATCCTGCGCATCGAGGACACGGATCGCAATCGCTACGTGCCCGACAGCGAGAAACGCATTTTTCAGATGATGCAGTGGCTCGGACTGACCCCCGACGAGTCCCCGCTGCAGGGCGGAGAGAACGGCCCCTACCGCCAGTCCGAGCGCTTCGACCTGTACGGCGACTACGCCCGTCAGCTGGTGACTTCCGGTCATGCCTATTACGCCTTCGAGACCCCCGAGGAGCTCTCCGCCCTGCGGGAGGCGGCGCAGGCCCAGGGGCGTGTCATCGCCATTCCCAGCCGCGAGCTGGACCCGGCTGAGGCTCAGCGCCGGGTGGAGTCGGGCGAGCCCGCCGTGATCCGGCTCAAGGTGGACCGCGGGGGCGAAACCGTGGTCAATGACCGCCTGCGCGACCCCATTCATTTCCAGAACCGCGAGATCGACGACAAGGTGCTCCTGAAGGCCGACGGCTTTCCCACCTATCACCTGGCCAACGTGGTGGATGACCGCTTGATGGGCGTGACCCATGTGGTGCGCGCCGAGGAGTGGATCACCAGCACGCCCATCCACGTGCTGCTGTACCGCGCTTTCGGCTGGCCGGAGCCGGTCTGGGCGCACATGCCGCTGCTGCGCAACGCAGATAAAAGCAAGATCAGCAAGCGCAAGAACCCCACCAGCGTGGAGTGGTACCAGCAGCAGGGCTTCCTGCCGGAGGCCATGCTGAACTTCCTGGCGACCATGGGCTGGACCCACCCGGACGGCCTGGAGGTGTTCGATCTGGACGAGTTCGCGCGGGTCTTCCGCCTGGAGGACGTCACGCTGGGCGGCCCGGTGTTCAGTCTGGACAAGCTGCGCTGGTACAACGGCAAATACCTGCGCGAGGTGCTGGGTGAAGACGAGGTGGCGCGGCGCCTGCACACCCACCTGTCGGGTCAGAAGGTGGAATTGCCCGGCGTGAGCGGGGTGGAAGACCCCTACTTCCGCGCCGTGGCCCGCCTGATGACGCCACGCATCGAGGTCTTCTCAGACTTTATGGACAAGACCGCCTACTTCTGGACCGATACCTACCCGGTGGACGAGAAGGCCCAGAAAGCCGTTGAAGGAGGCCGTGCCCTGCTGCCGGACCTGGCCTCGCGCCTTAAGAACCTGCCCGGCTTCGACGCTGCGAGCATCAAGAGCGCGTTTCAGGCCTATGCCGAAGAGCAGGGCCTGAAGCTCGGCAAGGTCATGCCGCCGGTACGCGCCGCCGTGGCCGGCACCATGGAAAGCCCCGACCTGCCGGACCTGCTTGAAACGCTGGGCCGTGAGCGTGTGGTTTCGCGGATCGAACGCGCCGCCCGCAGCTGA
- a CDS encoding cobalamin B12-binding domain-containing protein: MEDRRIRVLIAKPGMDGHDRGAKVVARALRDAGMEVIYTGLRQTADMIVNAAVQEDVDAIGLSVLSGAHMHYFREVMALLREKGVEDIIVFGGGIIPDQDLPQLKEWGVGKVFTPGASTQDAAEYLRTEVQRRWQEQGS, from the coding sequence ATGGAAGATCGCCGCATCAGGGTTCTGATCGCCAAGCCCGGCATGGACGGCCATGACCGGGGCGCCAAGGTGGTGGCCCGCGCCCTGCGCGACGCCGGGATGGAAGTGATTTACACGGGGCTGCGCCAGACGGCCGACATGATCGTCAACGCCGCTGTGCAGGAAGACGTGGACGCCATCGGCCTGAGCGTGCTGTCGGGCGCGCACATGCATTACTTCCGCGAAGTCATGGCGCTGCTTCGCGAGAAGGGTGTCGAGGACATCATCGTGTTCGGTGGCGGCATCATTCCGGACCAGGACCTGCCGCAGCTCAAGGAATGGGGTGTGGGTAAGGTCTTTACGCCCGGCGCCAGCACCCAGGACGCGGCAGAGTACCTGCGCACCGAGGTGCAGCGCCGCTGGCAGGAACAGGGCTCCTGA
- a CDS encoding MFS transporter, giving the protein MTETASARSLARSAVGRLFPLYGAQALATGATTVSTILASVIMSGLGREDLSGLPATLISAAAALSAGLFGALMLSRGRRFGLTAAFALGVSGALTGFLGARAGLVPVFLMGAALMGAAQGGYQQARYAAAECVAPERRGSALGLLMLMSVAGSLLITGASSGVEQLGVRLGTSAEIAGWLVAAALLGVAAALMRAWTPPASQEPAAVRTARPPLRKTFSIAGVRSAALGLATAQGVMVTLMSLTPLRAHHAGVDHAGVAGLISAHIAGMFGFGWLTGPLVDRLGMRFGYTSGAVLLVAAALSALGPGTPWLGASMFLLGLGWNLVFVSGSRFLTRYPAAQGVTDSLGYVASGTGTLLGGLLIARAGFPALALTCAALSLLPLLSAWRAGKRSTGVPPSPEPSGAV; this is encoded by the coding sequence ATGACTGAAACGGCGTCAGCCCGTTCCCTTGCCCGTTCGGCGGTGGGCCGGCTGTTTCCGCTGTATGGAGCGCAGGCGCTGGCCACCGGCGCAACCACCGTCAGCACCATCCTGGCCAGCGTGATCATGAGCGGGCTGGGCCGTGAGGACCTCAGCGGCCTGCCGGCCACGCTGATCAGTGCGGCGGCGGCCCTGTCCGCAGGCCTGTTCGGTGCCCTGATGCTGTCGCGTGGGCGGCGGTTCGGGCTCACCGCTGCTTTTGCCCTGGGGGTCAGCGGCGCCCTGACCGGTTTTCTGGGGGCGCGTGCCGGGCTGGTGCCGGTGTTCCTGATGGGCGCCGCACTGATGGGCGCCGCCCAGGGGGGCTACCAGCAGGCACGGTACGCCGCTGCCGAATGTGTGGCCCCCGAGCGGCGGGGGTCGGCCCTGGGCCTGCTGATGCTGATGAGTGTGGCGGGGTCCCTGCTGATCACGGGTGCCTCTTCGGGGGTCGAGCAGCTGGGAGTGCGGCTGGGCACCAGCGCCGAGATCGCCGGGTGGCTGGTGGCCGCTGCGCTGCTGGGCGTGGCCGCGGCCCTGATGCGGGCGTGGACCCCACCCGCCAGCCAGGAGCCAGCCGCAGTCAGAACAGCCCGGCCACCCCTGCGGAAAACCTTCTCCATCGCGGGAGTGCGGAGCGCGGCCCTGGGCCTGGCGACTGCCCAGGGAGTCATGGTGACCCTGATGAGCCTGACTCCGCTGCGGGCACACCACGCCGGAGTGGACCATGCCGGGGTGGCCGGGCTGATCAGTGCCCACATTGCCGGCATGTTCGGGTTTGGGTGGCTGACGGGTCCGCTGGTGGACCGCCTGGGCATGCGTTTCGGGTACACGTCGGGCGCTGTGCTGCTGGTCGCGGCCGCCCTCAGTGCGCTGGGCCCCGGCACGCCATGGTTGGGGGCCAGCATGTTTCTGCTGGGTCTGGGCTGGAATCTGGTATTCGTCAGCGGCAGTCGCTTCCTCACCCGTTACCCGGCCGCGCAGGGCGTGACCGACAGCCTGGGGTATGTCGCCTCCGGCACGGGCACGCTGCTGGGCGGTCTGCTGATTGCCCGCGCCGGTTTTCCGGCACTGGCCCTGACCTGCGCCGCACTGTCTCTGCTGCCACTGCTGAGTGCCTGGCGGGCCGGGAAAAGGTCCACAGGGGTGCCGCCCAGCCCTGAGCCCTCGGGCGCGGTATAG
- a CDS encoding SLC13 family permease: MSEPTHQTLPETLGLNLSDSTLTVLAISLFVITYVMILLEKYVHRTVAALLGACAVMVVGLLTPDEAWGSIDFNTIFLLFGMMNIVNVLSRSGFFDLVARRAMVLTRGEPVRVLWIFSLLTAVFSAFLDNVTTVLFMAPVVVTVVTRLGLKPIPYLIAVILASNTGGTATLVGDPPNIIIGSVAGKGFGEFLVNVAPYATIATFAGIALMHLLMKLRGDLATAGASARLQQILTDDRPIKTDPKLMKQALVIFAITLVLFMVGHPIGLEAGLVALTTSTFLLLIADLSPVELFERVEWATLLFFMGLFIVVGALEHVGVFEQVATALTGAIGDNIGLGILLVGFSSAIISGFVDNIPFTISMASVLKELETTMGARMDPLWWALSLGACLGGNLTLIGASANIVVSDIAAREGHPLGFGQFMRYATPIALVTVALALGLYYLVFQLTS; this comes from the coding sequence ATGTCTGAACCGACCCACCAGACCCTGCCCGAGACCCTGGGCCTGAACCTGAGTGACTCCACACTGACGGTGCTCGCCATTTCCCTTTTTGTCATCACCTACGTCATGATTCTGCTCGAGAAGTACGTGCACCGCACGGTGGCTGCGCTTCTCGGCGCCTGCGCGGTGATGGTGGTCGGGCTGCTGACGCCAGACGAGGCCTGGGGCAGTATCGACTTCAACACCATCTTCCTGCTGTTCGGCATGATGAATATCGTCAATGTCCTGAGCCGCAGCGGGTTTTTTGATCTCGTGGCCCGGCGCGCCATGGTCCTGACCCGGGGCGAACCGGTGCGCGTGCTGTGGATTTTCAGTCTGCTGACTGCCGTGTTCAGTGCGTTCCTCGACAACGTCACGACAGTGCTGTTCATGGCACCGGTGGTCGTCACAGTGGTGACCCGGCTGGGACTGAAACCGATTCCCTACCTGATCGCTGTCATCCTGGCCAGCAATACCGGGGGCACGGCCACCCTGGTCGGAGACCCCCCCAACATCATTATCGGCTCGGTGGCGGGCAAGGGATTCGGCGAGTTCCTGGTAAATGTCGCTCCGTATGCCACGATTGCCACGTTCGCAGGAATTGCCCTGATGCATCTGCTGATGAAGCTTCGCGGAGACCTGGCGACCGCCGGGGCCAGTGCGCGGCTTCAGCAGATCCTCACCGACGACCGGCCGATCAAGACCGATCCGAAGCTGATGAAGCAGGCCCTGGTAATCTTCGCCATTACGCTCGTCCTGTTCATGGTGGGTCACCCGATTGGTCTGGAAGCCGGTCTGGTTGCGCTGACGACCAGTACCTTCCTGCTGCTGATTGCCGACCTCTCTCCCGTGGAGCTCTTTGAGCGGGTGGAGTGGGCGACCCTGCTGTTCTTCATGGGGCTGTTTATCGTCGTGGGTGCGCTCGAACATGTCGGGGTGTTCGAACAGGTGGCCACCGCCCTGACCGGCGCCATCGGCGACAACATCGGACTGGGTATTCTGCTGGTGGGCTTTTCGAGCGCCATCATCAGTGGCTTCGTGGACAACATTCCCTTCACCATCAGCATGGCCAGCGTCCTGAAAGAGCTGGAAACCACCATGGGTGCGCGCATGGACCCTCTGTGGTGGGCACTGAGCCTGGGCGCATGCCTGGGCGGCAACCTGACATTGATCGGTGCTTCTGCAAACATCGTCGTTTCAGACATCGCCGCCCGCGAGGGTCATCCCCTGGGCTTCGGGCAGTTCATGCGTTACGCCACACCCATAGCCCTGGTGACCGTGGCCCTGGCGCTCGGGCTTTACTACCTCGTGTTCCAGCTGACCAGTTGA
- a CDS encoding cation:proton antiporter: MRILDLATLLVCVTAALAYLNARFLKLPASIGVTVGGLLVSMLVFVLVALNVPLALEAVDVVRGIEFDDFVFEGVLSFLLFAGALGVNSHALWSLRGPVVSFALLSTALSIGLVGLTVYGLLGLFGLQIPLVYCLVFGALISPTDPVAVLGMLKQAKVPKKIETLVAGESLFNDGVGVVAFAVLAGIAAAASGAHGPDLSAAGVLGFFAQEALGGLALGAVLGTLGYLALRSVHDFVVEVLVTLGLVLACTAVATHLHVSAPLAAVAAGLLVGSLTDRRPAALSSREKFDSFWHLTDELLNIFLFTLLALEVVVVRFSSQALLLGLIAIPLVLLIRAISVQVPFMLLGKRHVFSPFTRRLMIWGGLRGAISVALAFTVPAGPARELFLVMTYVIVVFSIIVQGLTVGRLALSAGSDVAAKPA; this comes from the coding sequence ATGCGAATTCTTGATCTGGCGACCCTGCTGGTCTGTGTCACGGCCGCTCTTGCCTATCTCAATGCCCGGTTTCTGAAGCTTCCGGCCTCTATCGGAGTGACGGTCGGCGGCCTGCTGGTCAGCATGCTGGTCTTCGTTCTGGTGGCCCTGAACGTCCCCCTGGCCCTGGAAGCCGTGGACGTCGTGCGCGGCATTGAATTCGACGACTTTGTCTTCGAAGGGGTGCTGTCGTTTCTGCTGTTTGCCGGAGCCCTGGGCGTCAACTCCCACGCCCTGTGGAGCCTCAGGGGACCGGTGGTGTCGTTTGCGCTGCTGTCCACCGCGCTCTCGATCGGGCTGGTGGGCCTGACGGTCTACGGCCTGCTGGGGCTGTTCGGGCTGCAGATCCCGCTGGTGTACTGCCTGGTGTTTGGTGCGCTGATCAGCCCTACCGACCCGGTGGCGGTCCTGGGCATGCTCAAGCAGGCCAAGGTGCCCAAGAAAATCGAGACGCTGGTGGCGGGCGAAAGCCTGTTCAACGACGGGGTGGGCGTGGTTGCCTTTGCTGTGTTGGCCGGAATTGCCGCCGCTGCCAGCGGAGCACACGGCCCTGACCTGAGCGCGGCAGGGGTGCTGGGGTTTTTCGCACAGGAAGCGCTGGGCGGTCTGGCGCTGGGCGCGGTCCTGGGCACTCTGGGGTACCTGGCCCTGCGCTCGGTCCACGATTTCGTCGTGGAAGTGCTGGTCACGCTAGGGCTGGTCCTCGCCTGTACGGCCGTCGCAACCCATCTGCACGTTTCGGCACCACTGGCCGCCGTTGCCGCAGGACTGCTGGTCGGCTCGTTGACCGACCGGAGGCCCGCGGCCCTTTCCAGCCGTGAGAAGTTCGACAGCTTCTGGCATCTGACCGATGAGCTGCTGAATATCTTCCTGTTTACGCTGCTGGCCCTTGAAGTGGTCGTGGTGCGCTTCAGTTCACAGGCGCTGCTGCTTGGGCTGATTGCGATCCCGCTGGTGCTGCTGATCCGGGCCATCAGCGTACAGGTTCCCTTCATGCTGCTGGGCAAAAGACATGTGTTCTCGCCGTTTACCCGTCGGCTGATGATCTGGGGAGGCTTACGGGGCGCGATCAGCGTGGCCCTGGCCTTTACGGTGCCTGCTGGCCCAGCACGTGAGCTCTTTCTGGTGATGACTTACGTCATCGTGGTGTTTTCCATCATCGTGCAGGGCCTGACAGTGGGCCGGCTGGCGCTGAGCGCTGGCAGTGACGTCGCCGCGAAGCCAGCTTGA
- a CDS encoding alginate O-acetyltransferase AlgX-related protein, whose translation MRNRSGPFRFLAAVLCGLALVAALAFGQESSPSQTSGWKVCQAAYDVRNYDSKDAWALIVNQGRDGRLYGYYSFENSPPGLSGGLRDELVRFRDVLRARGTELIVVVIPGKGLLEYDRVDVRTLRRKSVDINFLRSRYKEYVQSFQRAGVYAVDLVGLGLRDQSGKALYFKHDHHWTPQFAGLVAKDIANHVRTTPAYPALPKVPVTIQDRPEKTTYGSYATVLRKLCNLTLLPEAYVSRVTKYPGAGGDLLSDVEPGIALVGDSHSREPSFATLLRFYLQRDVVVHALPGGGAAGPMETYLLTGEYTRMPPKVLIWEFETGIAQPGFLARLAAAAQGPCTGRQRMFRGSVRPKGQTVTLRLPRPMTPAAGGYLHIRVSDRSIRQLDVAGTQVVLNERTTNNGNFFIPVPAASLTQLNLRFPAVPKGEIAVSVCRPAGDRVK comes from the coding sequence ATGAGAAACCGGTCTGGCCCTTTCCGTTTCCTCGCTGCTGTTCTGTGCGGACTTGCCCTGGTTGCAGCACTGGCCTTCGGCCAGGAGTCCAGCCCCAGCCAGACCAGCGGCTGGAAGGTCTGCCAGGCCGCCTACGATGTCCGCAACTACGACTCCAAGGATGCCTGGGCCCTGATTGTCAACCAGGGCCGCGACGGCCGGCTCTACGGGTACTACAGCTTTGAGAACAGCCCACCCGGTCTGAGCGGTGGTTTGCGCGACGAACTCGTGCGTTTCAGGGATGTGCTGCGGGCGCGCGGCACTGAACTTATCGTGGTCGTGATTCCCGGCAAGGGCCTCCTCGAGTATGACAGGGTCGATGTTCGCACGCTGCGCAGAAAGTCCGTCGATATCAATTTTCTGCGGTCACGGTACAAGGAGTACGTGCAGTCGTTCCAGCGGGCAGGAGTGTACGCCGTGGATCTCGTCGGTCTCGGCCTTCGTGACCAGAGTGGCAAGGCCCTCTACTTCAAGCATGACCACCACTGGACGCCACAGTTCGCGGGACTGGTGGCCAAGGACATTGCCAATCATGTCCGGACCACTCCTGCGTACCCCGCCCTTCCCAAAGTGCCGGTCACCATACAGGACAGGCCCGAGAAAACAACCTATGGGTCCTACGCCACGGTGCTTCGCAAGTTGTGTAACCTCACCCTTCTGCCTGAAGCCTACGTGTCGCGTGTCACCAAGTACCCCGGCGCCGGGGGCGACCTCCTCAGCGACGTAGAGCCAGGCATTGCACTGGTGGGCGACAGCCATAGCCGGGAACCGTCCTTCGCCACGCTCCTTCGGTTTTACCTGCAGCGGGATGTGGTGGTTCACGCGCTGCCCGGCGGGGGCGCCGCAGGCCCGATGGAAACGTACCTGTTGACCGGGGAGTACACCAGAATGCCACCAAAGGTATTGATCTGGGAGTTTGAGACCGGCATCGCGCAGCCCGGCTTTCTGGCGAGATTGGCCGCCGCTGCGCAGGGGCCTTGCACAGGAAGGCAGCGCATGTTCAGAGGATCCGTGCGGCCAAAAGGCCAGACGGTGACCTTGAGGTTGCCCCGGCCCATGACACCCGCGGCTGGCGGGTATCTTCATATCCGCGTGTCGGACCGCTCCATCCGACAACTGGATGTCGCAGGCACTCAGGTTGTGCTGAACGAGCGAACGACCAACAACGGAAACTTTTTCATCCCCGTGCCCGCGGCTTCCTTGACCCAACTCAACCTTCGATTTCCCGCAGTTCCAAAAGGTGAGATCGCCGTGTCCGTGTGCCGCCCCGCCGGCGACAGGGTGAAGTGA
- the plsY gene encoding glycerol-3-phosphate 1-O-acyltransferase PlsY — MIFIVVLAVAASYLIGSIPAAAWVARTRGVDIRTVGSGNSGATNVLRSLGKGPALAVAVFDILKGALAVWLGRALGLDPMWAALCGVAAVVGHNFSPFLRFRGGKGVASSFGTIAAIDPVVGAGAFVLGLGCMWLTRFVSAGSILGAVNAAVVAIALGRPLWLMAVMVVLAALLIWQHRDNVDRLRAGTERRLGDKS, encoded by the coding sequence GTGATCTTCATCGTGGTGCTGGCTGTGGCCGCCTCTTACCTGATCGGTTCCATCCCAGCGGCGGCCTGGGTCGCGCGTACACGTGGAGTAGATATCCGCACCGTGGGGAGTGGTAACAGCGGCGCAACCAACGTCCTGCGCTCGCTGGGCAAGGGCCCGGCACTGGCCGTGGCCGTGTTCGACATCCTGAAAGGAGCCCTGGCGGTTTGGCTGGGACGTGCCCTGGGCCTGGACCCCATGTGGGCGGCGCTATGCGGAGTGGCTGCCGTCGTAGGGCATAACTTCAGCCCGTTTCTGCGCTTCCGGGGAGGCAAGGGGGTAGCCAGCAGCTTCGGCACCATTGCCGCCATCGATCCGGTGGTGGGCGCCGGGGCCTTTGTGCTGGGTCTGGGATGTATGTGGCTGACGCGCTTCGTCAGCGCGGGAAGCATTCTGGGCGCCGTCAATGCCGCTGTCGTGGCTATTGCACTGGGCCGGCCACTATGGCTTATGGCCGTGATGGTGGTGCTGGCCGCCCTGCTGATCTGGCAGCACCGTGACAACGTGGACCGCCTGCGGGCCGGCACCGAGAGGCGGCTGGGCGACAAGAGCTGA
- a CDS encoding aspartate-semialdehyde dehydrogenase, translating to MRVAIVGATGAVGHELMQVLERSALRFDELLLYASPRSAGSRLTFRGQELTVEVTPEGPIDADVILASAGGSVSKALAHQWIRGGGVVIDNSSAFRYDDNVPLVVPEVNGEAALKHQGIIANPNCTTAIAVVAVAPIHRKYGVRRMIVSTYQATSGAGQKGMDELVEQTRHVLGGQEATNEVFAHPIPFNVIPHIDSFQDNGYTKEEMKVVWETHKIMGDDSVRVSCTAVRIPTLRTHSEAITLELERPATPSQIRELLAASAGVEVRDDPAGKLYPMPLTASGKYDVEVGRIRESLVFDGGIDLFVAGDQLLKGAALNAVQIAEYLQEHGALKERQPV from the coding sequence ATGCGCGTAGCGATTGTTGGAGCCACCGGGGCGGTTGGTCATGAACTGATGCAGGTGCTGGAGCGCTCGGCGCTCAGGTTTGACGAGCTGTTGCTGTATGCCTCGCCGCGCAGCGCCGGAAGCCGGCTGACCTTCCGGGGCCAGGAACTGACAGTGGAGGTGACTCCCGAAGGGCCTATCGACGCCGACGTGATTCTGGCCTCGGCCGGAGGAAGCGTCAGCAAGGCACTGGCACACCAATGGATTAGGGGCGGCGGGGTCGTGATCGACAACAGCAGCGCCTTCCGTTACGACGACAACGTGCCGCTGGTGGTCCCGGAGGTCAACGGGGAAGCGGCCCTGAAACACCAGGGCATCATCGCCAACCCCAACTGCACCACGGCCATCGCGGTGGTGGCGGTCGCGCCGATCCACCGCAAATACGGCGTGCGGCGCATGATCGTCAGTACGTACCAGGCCACCAGCGGCGCCGGACAGAAAGGCATGGACGAGCTGGTCGAGCAGACCCGGCACGTGCTGGGCGGGCAGGAAGCGACCAACGAGGTCTTTGCACACCCTATCCCCTTTAACGTCATTCCTCACATCGACAGCTTCCAGGACAACGGCTACACCAAGGAAGAGATGAAGGTCGTGTGGGAGACGCACAAGATCATGGGCGACGACTCGGTGCGGGTCAGCTGCACCGCCGTGCGCATCCCCACCCTGCGCACCCACAGTGAGGCAATCACGCTGGAGCTCGAGCGCCCGGCCACCCCCTCCCAGATCCGCGAACTGCTCGCCGCGTCGGCCGGCGTGGAGGTCCGTGACGACCCGGCCGGCAAGCTTTACCCCATGCCCCTGACCGCCAGCGGCAAGTACGACGTAGAGGTCGGACGCATCCGCGAGTCGCTGGTGTTCGATGGAGGCATCGACCTGTTCGTGGCCGGCGACCAGCTGCTCAAGGGTGCGGCCCTGAATGCTGTCCAGATCGCCGAATACCTGCAGGAGCACGGCGCCCTCAAGGAGCGGCAGCCGGTCTGA